A stretch of DNA from Rhodococcus sp. NBC_00297:
ACGTCGAGGACGACGCGTGCATGACCGAGTAGGGATCGGTCGATCCTGGCCGCGTCGTCACCGACCTGGTGCAGCAGCCGGAGGTACTCGTCCGGTTCGATCTGGTCGAAGGGCCGGTCGATCTCGACGGCGACGGTGAATCCGGGGTTGCCGGCGGGGATACCGCCCAAGCCGCGACTGTCGTGGTCCATGGGGTTCTCGATTCTGTGCGAACAGCTAGCTCGACGTCGGAGAACCGAGCGTCGGTGGCAGGAATCATCCGTCTGCCTACTCACTGTTTACAGCAGGGCACCGACATGTTTCGAGCCCGAACCCACTTGCCCTCTACGCGCGCTCCATCACCCGTCGTGCCCGCTTCGCGACTGCCTCGTCGATGAGGTGACCGTCCTGGTCGACCCCGGCCCCACCGGACTCGAGGGCGGAGAGCACGGCGCGTGCTCGGGTGACGTCCTCGGGCGTGGGCTCGAACACCGCGCGCGCCGCCGGGACCTGGGCCGGGTGGATGCACGCGCGGCCCACGAAGCCGAGACGCGACAGCGACTGCGTGTCCGCGGTGAACGCGTCGAGGTCGCGGAAGTTGCGGGACACGGCCCCCAGCGGGGGGAGGAGGCCTGCGGCGGCGCTGGCCGCGACCACCTGTGACCGCGCGAACAGCAGCGCGCTGGGGTCCGATTCGCCGTCGATACCGAGGTCGACGGCGAGATCGGCCTCACCGATCTGCAGGAAGCGCACGCGGGGTCCTTGCGCGATGGCCAGCGCGTCGAACAGCGCCGCACCCGTCTCGAGCAACGGCGACACCGCGGCGTGTGGACACACGTCGGCGAGCACCCGATCGGCGATCGCGATCTCCTCGGGTGACCCCACCTTGGGGAGCCACACCCCGGTCAGCCGGGCATGCGCCACCGCGCGAATGTCGGCCTCCTGCAGCGGGCCCGGGTTGACGCGCACCCACACCTCGACGTCACCGGGCTCGCACGTAGCGACCCAGGCGGCGACCTCCGCGCGTGCGGAGTCCTTGTCCCGCAGAGCGACTGCATCCTCGAGATCGAGCACGACGGCGTCCGCACCCGAGGCGAGCGCCTTGTCGAAGCGGGCCGGCATGTCGCCGGGGACGTAGAGGTAGGTGAGCGCCCCACTCACCCGATCACGCTCGATCCCGCGACCAACGACTTCGCGATGACGGTGCGCATGATGTCGTTGGTTCCCTCGCCGATGGCCATGAGCGGCGCGTCGCGGTAGAGACGCTCGACGACGAACTCGGTCGAGTAGCCGTAGCCGCCGTGAATGCGCATGGCCTCGAGGCTGGCGGTGATGGCGGCCTCCGACGCGAAGTACTTGGCCATGCCCGCCTCCATGTCGACGCGCTTGCCCGAATCTGCCTGCGATGCAGCCCAGTAGGTCATGAGTCGGGCCGCCTGCAGCTGCGTGGCGATGTCGGCGATCTTCAACTGGATCGCCTGGAACTCGGCGATGGGCTGCCCGAAGGCGGTGCGCTCCTTCGCGTACTGCAGCGCGGCGTCGTAGGCCGCCTGCGCGATTCCCACACTGCGACCCGCGATGTTGAGTCGACCGATCTCGAGTCCAGACAACGCCTGCTGCAGTCCACGGCCCTCGACGCCGCCGAGGAGTGCGTCGACCGGCACCCGAACGTTGTCGAAGCTGATCTCACACGACTCGGTGCCCTTGTAACCGAGCTTGCCCATGTCACGCTGGACCTCGAAACCCTCACTGGTGGTGTCGATGAGCAGCAGGCTCATGCCCTTGTGGGGAGGTGTGGCGGAGGTGTCGGTCTTCACCAGCACGGGCAGGACGTTCGCATGCCGCGCGTTGGTGATCCACGTCTTCGCGCCGTTCACGACGTAGTGGTCGCCGTCGCGCTTGGCGGTGGTCTTGATGCCCTGCAGGTCCGTGCCCGCACCTGGCTCGGTGAGGCCGACGCCGGTGCGCCACTCACCCGTGGCCAGCTTCGGGAGGAGAGACTGCTTCTGCTCGTCCGTGCCGTGCTTGGCGATCATCCAGCACGAGAGGTTGTGGCTGCCGACGATGCCGGCAATGCCCATCCATCCACGCGCCAACTCCTCGTAGACGAGAGTGAAGGAGACCTTGTCGAGTTCGAGGCCGCCGTACTCCTCCGGCGTCGTGATCCCGAACAGGCCCATTGCCTTCATGTGGTCGACGATCTCCGTGGGGTAGCGGCCGG
This window harbors:
- a CDS encoding HpcH/HpaI aldolase/citrate lyase family protein, producing the protein MSGALTYLYVPGDMPARFDKALASGADAVVLDLEDAVALRDKDSARAEVAAWVATCEPGDVEVWVRVNPGPLQEADIRAVAHARLTGVWLPKVGSPEEIAIADRVLADVCPHAAVSPLLETGAALFDALAIAQGPRVRFLQIGEADLAVDLGIDGESDPSALLFARSQVVAASAAAGLLPPLGAVSRNFRDLDAFTADTQSLSRLGFVGRACIHPAQVPAARAVFEPTPEDVTRARAVLSALESGGAGVDQDGHLIDEAVAKRARRVMERA
- a CDS encoding acyl-CoA dehydrogenase family protein, which codes for MDFTYDEQQTAFRKALRTFVDKEIVPVANEWEKTGRYPTEIVDHMKAMGLFGITTPEEYGGLELDKVSFTLVYEELARGWMGIAGIVGSHNLSCWMIAKHGTDEQKQSLLPKLATGEWRTGVGLTEPGAGTDLQGIKTTAKRDGDHYVVNGAKTWITNARHANVLPVLVKTDTSATPPHKGMSLLLIDTTSEGFEVQRDMGKLGYKGTESCEISFDNVRVPVDALLGGVEGRGLQQALSGLEIGRLNIAGRSVGIAQAAYDAALQYAKERTAFGQPIAEFQAIQLKIADIATQLQAARLMTYWAASQADSGKRVDMEAGMAKYFASEAAITASLEAMRIHGGYGYSTEFVVERLYRDAPLMAIGEGTNDIMRTVIAKSLVAGSSVIG